Proteins from a genomic interval of Rosa chinensis cultivar Old Blush chromosome 2, RchiOBHm-V2, whole genome shotgun sequence:
- the LOC112189412 gene encoding uncharacterized protein LOC112189412 has protein sequence MEQPLTPNSNPQKPTKFTDPNALKKKLPTPQELISHYESQGLDTQEASLRVIGDLQTALFRVISSGRGRKDKLLAETSRKVDNTNNSLAILNMKLDSKPGYGESFAIGLASGLTFQGVQSVLPHVFKGFGDIWNSVRNVEKENP, from the coding sequence ATGGAACAACCACTGACCCCAAACTCCAACCCCCAAAAACCCACCAAATTCACAGACCCGAATGCCCTGAAGAAAAAGCTGCCTACCCCACAAGAGCTCATCTCCCACTATGAATCCCAAGGGCTTGACACCCAAGAAGCCTCTCTCAGGGTCATAGGGGACCTCCAGACTGCCCTCTTCAGGGTCATATCCTCTGGAAGAGGCAGAAAGGACAAGCTTTTGGCTGAGACTTCAAGAAAAGTTGACAACACCAACAACAGCCTTGCCATTCTTAACATGAAGCTCGACTCCAAGCCTGGCTATGGCGAGTCTTTTGCTATTGGGCTTGCTTCTGGGCTCACCTTCCAAGGCGTTCAGAGTGTTCTGCCTCATGTATTCAAGGGTTTTGGAGACATTTGGAATTCTGTCAGGAATGTCGAAAAGGAAAATCCTTGA
- the LOC112187520 gene encoding receptor-like protein 3 — translation MIKMKPNKVISSKDEKKDIPTTQLIFLGQWVFVLLFLPCCTSAACDQVDRNALLSLAFKVSLPLNWSAASDCCYWEGIVCGLDDRVVHLWLPGRGLRGSISPAITNLTFLTHLNLSNNRLLGLLPDRLFSSLFRLQVLDLSFNRLNGHLPISSNEASKLQIVDLSSNYFNGTIPSSILIPSVAAGSLATFNVSNNSFAGSIPISVFCKNGSNHSNLTILDFSFNKFSEPIFTGLGTCSKLQVFRAGFNNLSGPLPDDIFDLADLQQLSLPVNRLSGHIGDGIVRLTNLKLLELYSNQLAGPIPSQIGNLCRLEELALHINILTGALPESLNNCTNLSTLNLRVNYMDGELSAFNFSTLQRLTTLDLGNNNFAGELPQSLYSCKSLTAVRFANNRLIGQISPEIGGLESLAFLSISNNFLSNAAGAFKNLRSCKNLTTLVLSKSFMNEPLPDDESLVDSGGFQNIQVFALGGCNFTGQVPPWFGKLKKLGVLDLSVNLLTGPIPSWFATLPSLFYMDLSNNNLTGGFPKELCGMPGLTSKEAIDLADRSYIELPVFVNTQAATNQQYNQLSSLPPAIYLGNNCLGGNIPTEIGQLQFILVLDLSRNSFSGSIPDQIRFLTNLEKLDLSYNHLSGEIPASIKSLHFLSSFSVAYNDLQGLVPSGGQFNTFTNSSFEGNPGLCGPPMLSRSCLEMPRSPGAVFRTTNTHTYETKKILIALVFGIFFGIGFGIGFTIDDAKIPFHGWCMNKLI, via the coding sequence ATGATCAAGATGAAGCCCAACAAAGTAATCTCCTCCAAAGATGAGAAGAAGGACATTCCAACAACACAGCTCATCTTCTTAGGTCAGTGGGTTTTTGTTCTGCTGTTTCTTCCTTGCTGTACCTCGGCTGCTTGTGATCAAGTGGATCGCAACGCTCTCTTGTCCTTGGCTTTCAAGGTCTCATTACCATTGAACTGGTCGGCTGCCTCCGACTGCTGCTATTGGGAAGGAATAGTCTGTGGCCTTGATGATCGAGTCGTTCATCTCTGGCTGCCTGGGAGAGGCTTAAGAGGTTCAATCTCTCCAGCTATCACCAACCTCACATTTCTCACCCACCTCAATCTTTCCAACAATAGGCTGTTGGGTCTGCTCCCAGATAGATTGTTTTCCTCCCTCTTTCGCCTCCAAGTTCTAGACTTGAGCTTCAATCGTCTCAACGGCCACTTACCAATTTCATCTAATGAAGCTAGCAAGCTTCAGATTGTAGACTTGTCCAGCAATTACTTCAATGGAACAATCCCATCTTCGATCCTCATCCCATCCGTCGCTGCAGGCTCTCTCGCCACTTTCAATGTCAGCAATAACAGCTTTGCTGGCTCCATTCCCATCTCTGTTTTCTGCAAAAATGGTAGCAATCACAGCAACCTTACCATCTTGGACTTCTCCTTCAACAAATTCAGTGAACCAATTTTCACCGGACTCGGCACTTGTTCGAAGCTCCAAGTCTTCCGGGCAGGCTTCAATAATCTGTCTGGCCCTCTCCCTGATGACATTTTCGACCTTGCTGATCTCCAACAGCTTTCTCTGCCTGTCAATCGCTTGTCAGGACACATTGGTGATGGCATTGTGCGTTTAACCAATCTGAAGCTGCTGGAGCTCTACTCGAACCAATTGGCGGGGCCAATACCAAGCCAAATTGGTAACCTTTGCAGGTTGGAAGAGCTAGCTCTCCACATCAACATCCTCACAGGTGCCTTGCCTGAATCTCTCAACAACTGCACAAATCTATCCACCTTGAATTTGCGGGTCAATTATATGGATGGAGAACTCTCTGCCTTCAACTTCTCTACACTCCAACGCCTCACCACACTCGACCTTGGCAACAACAACTTCGCTGGTGAGTTACCACAAAGCCTCTATTCTTGCAAGTCACTAACGGCAGTTAGATTCGCTAATAACCGGCTCATAGGCCAGATATCACCTGAAATAGGTGGACTAGAGTCCCTGGCTTTCCTATCCATCTCTAACAACTTCTTAAGCAATGCCGCTGGGGCTTTTAAAAATTTAAGGAGTTGTAAGAATCTGACCACTCTGGTGCTATCCAAGAGTTTTATGAATGAACCCTTGCCGGATGATGAAAGCCTAGTAGACTCTGGTGGATTTCAGAATATACAGGTTTTTGCCCTGGGTGGCTGCAATTTCACAGGTCAAGTTCCTCCCTGGTTTGGCAAGCTTAAGAAACTTGGAGTCTTGGACTTGTCAGTTAACCTCTTAACCGGTCCAATTCCCAGTTGGTTTGCTACTCTGCCTAGCCTTTTCTACATGGATTTGTCCAATAATAACCTTACTGGAGGATTTCCTAAGGAGCTCTGTGGGATGCCAGGTTTGACATCGAAAGAGGCCATCGATCTAGCGGACAGAAGTTATATAGAGTTGCCGGTCTTTGTGAATACCCAAGCTGCAACTAATCAGCAGTACAATCAGCTGTCCAGCCTCCCTCCAGCTATATATCTAGGTAATAACTGCCTTGGCGGCAATATCCCCACCGAGATAGGGCAATTGCAGTTCATTCTCGTGTTGGACCTTAGTCGCAACAGCTTCTCTGGTAGCATCCCTGATCAAATACGTTTTCTCACCAACTTAGAGAAATTGGATCTCTCCTATAACCATCTATCTGGTGAAATCCCTGCTTCTATCAAAAGTCTGCATTTCTTGTCTTCCTTCAGTGTGGCATACAATGATCTTCAGGGACTAGTACCATCTGGAGGTCAGTTTAATACTTTTACCAACTCCAGCTTTGAAGGGAATCCAGGATTATGTGGCCCTCCAATGTTGAGTCGTTCTTGCCTCGAAATGCCTCGGAGCCCTGGAGCAGTATTTCGGACAACTAATACTCACACATATGAGACAAAGAAGATTCTTATTGCACTTGTCTTTGGGATCTTTTTTGGCATTGGTTTTGGTATTGGTTTTACTATTGATGATGCAAAAATACCATTTCATGGTTGGTGTATGAACAAATTAATTTAG